One region of Pyramidobacter sp. YE332 genomic DNA includes:
- a CDS encoding NrtA/SsuA/CpmA family ABC transporter substrate-binding protein yields MGLFSVAKRLAFIGICSLALNVGGLRTASLARTVESMNFTYVQSPLNVPSIVEKARGSFASYFKELGLPVNYANLTAGPQQTAALASGDLQILNAVGGTSVILAAANGADVKIISMYSRSPKAFMLFSNDAAIDSPAALKGKTVAGPKGTNLHELLVAYLKTGGLTIDDVKFVNMGIPAALAALEGGTIDAALQAGPSAYNCMKSGKHLITDGDGLIAALIATATSQKFYDENKELVETFERAQRSVLQFIAENHDEAMKMTAEATGLSVEAVEEMFPMYDFAMDVSEKDVEDLKKTEQFLLDNGMIDKEIDVKTLFLKR; encoded by the coding sequence ATGGGATTGTTTTCTGTGGCGAAGCGTCTTGCGTTCATCGGGATCTGTTCGTTGGCGCTGAATGTCGGCGGCTTGAGGACGGCGAGTTTAGCCCGCACGGTCGAGTCGATGAACTTCACCTACGTGCAGTCGCCGCTGAACGTGCCTTCCATCGTCGAGAAAGCGCGGGGCAGCTTTGCCTCGTACTTCAAAGAACTGGGCCTGCCGGTGAACTACGCCAACCTGACCGCCGGACCGCAGCAGACGGCGGCCCTCGCTTCCGGCGACCTGCAGATCCTCAACGCCGTCGGCGGCACCTCGGTCATCCTGGCGGCGGCCAACGGCGCCGACGTCAAGATCATCAGCATGTACAGCCGTTCGCCCAAGGCGTTCATGCTGTTCTCCAACGACGCGGCCATCGATTCGCCGGCGGCGCTGAAGGGCAAGACCGTCGCCGGTCCCAAAGGCACCAATTTGCATGAATTGCTGGTCGCATACCTCAAAACCGGCGGCCTGACCATCGACGACGTCAAATTCGTCAACATGGGGATCCCCGCGGCGCTGGCCGCCCTCGAAGGCGGCACGATCGACGCGGCGCTGCAGGCCGGCCCCAGCGCCTACAACTGCATGAAGTCGGGCAAACATCTGATCACCGACGGCGACGGACTGATCGCGGCACTCATCGCCACGGCCACCAGCCAGAAATTCTACGACGAGAACAAAGAGTTGGTCGAAACGTTCGAGAGGGCGCAGCGCTCGGTCCTGCAGTTCATCGCCGAAAATCACGATGAAGCCATGAAGATGACGGCCGAGGCGACCGGCCTGAGCGTGGAAGCCGTGGAGGAAATGTTCCCCATGTACGATTTCGCCATGGACGTCTCCGAAAAAGACGTCGAAGACCTGAAGAAAACGGAACAGTTTCTGCTCGACAACGGCATGATCGACAAGGAGATCGACGTGAAGACGCTTTTCTTGAAGCGCTGA
- a CDS encoding methyltransferase type 11, giving the protein MDKEPIPLLPRWSTLLFLRRFIAQPGQIGSVAPSSHFLVQEMLKLTDWAAVTDVAELGAGTGVVTEALLRKISPDACLSVFELDRKLREKIENRFKIAVFPDACDLAQVIRPRSLDVIISSLPWTTLPREVSGKILQGVVTCLKPSGQFIAYQYSRQMHRLFCHLFESVRISFVLRNIPPAFVYDCHTPQNRAEEKAALFFAHRLSERHNLSQ; this is encoded by the coding sequence ATGGATAAAGAACCGATTCCCCTGCTCCCCCGCTGGAGCACCCTGCTTTTCCTGCGCCGTTTTATCGCGCAGCCGGGACAGATCGGCAGCGTCGCGCCCAGTTCTCACTTTCTCGTTCAGGAGATGCTCAAACTCACGGACTGGGCCGCAGTGACCGACGTTGCTGAACTCGGCGCCGGCACCGGAGTTGTCACGGAAGCGCTCCTCAGGAAAATCTCTCCCGATGCCTGTCTTTCCGTCTTCGAACTGGACCGGAAACTGCGCGAAAAAATCGAAAACAGATTTAAGATCGCCGTGTTCCCAGATGCCTGCGACCTCGCGCAGGTCATCAGGCCACGTTCGCTGGACGTGATCATTTCCAGCCTTCCCTGGACAACGCTCCCAAGAGAAGTTTCCGGCAAAATCCTCCAGGGCGTGGTGACATGCTTAAAACCCAGCGGCCAATTCATCGCCTATCAATATTCCCGACAAATGCACCGTCTTTTCTGTCATCTTTTCGAATCGGTCAGAATCTCGTTCGTGCTCCGCAACATCCCGCCGGCGTTCGTCTACGATTGCCACACGCCGCAAAACCGCGCCGAGGAAAAGGCGGCGCTTTTTTTCGCGCACAGGCTCAGTGAACGCCATAATCTTTCGCAATGA
- a CDS encoding ArsB/NhaD family transporter: MDIRAWAALSIFVGVIAAIASGKVKSTTATLLGASVMALSGLLSGDQIVAAIDHNTVGLLVGMMIVVGILSKCGVFQYIAVKAVKVTGGRGRLILWSISFITVILSAFLDNVTTILLVTPVVLSLCDLIGLKPLPFLMVESFASTIGGTGTLIGDPPNMIIGSIAGLSFNDFIRVMTPVALGVWAAVTLYMERRYRAELSAVDAEATARLNQVDESKLITDRRLMTKALIVISFVLAAFVLQKQIDVEPSVSALTAAAVLLIITGIDDAAIIRDEVGWTTIIYFVSLFVMGGGLRATGVITAIAHGIASLFSDSPLLMALGILWVSGIACIFINSAAFAAIFVYVVAEIASATGMPATPLYWALALGACLGGNGSYLGAAANAVMADLAVKNNVGISFGYFMKIGLRVVLISLFISSAAVYVICKLS, translated from the coding sequence ATGGACATCAGAGCTTGGGCGGCGCTATCCATCTTTGTCGGCGTCATCGCCGCGATCGCCAGCGGCAAGGTGAAGTCGACGACCGCCACGCTGCTGGGCGCCTCGGTGATGGCGCTGAGCGGCCTTCTTTCCGGCGATCAAATCGTCGCGGCGATCGACCACAACACGGTCGGTCTGCTCGTGGGCATGATGATCGTCGTGGGGATTCTGTCGAAGTGCGGCGTGTTCCAGTATATCGCCGTCAAGGCCGTGAAGGTGACCGGCGGCCGGGGGCGCCTGATCCTCTGGTCGATCTCGTTCATCACGGTGATCCTTTCGGCGTTTCTCGACAACGTCACGACGATCCTGCTGGTGACGCCGGTTGTATTGTCGCTCTGCGATCTGATCGGCCTCAAACCGCTTCCGTTTCTGATGGTGGAGAGCTTTGCCTCGACCATCGGCGGCACGGGGACGCTGATCGGCGATCCGCCCAACATGATCATCGGCTCCATCGCCGGACTCTCGTTCAATGACTTCATCAGAGTGATGACGCCTGTCGCCCTGGGTGTCTGGGCGGCCGTCACGCTGTATATGGAGCGCCGCTACCGCGCCGAGCTGAGCGCCGTGGACGCCGAGGCGACGGCCCGCCTGAACCAGGTCGACGAGTCGAAGCTGATCACCGACCGGCGGCTGATGACCAAGGCGCTGATCGTCATCTCCTTCGTCCTGGCCGCGTTCGTGCTGCAGAAGCAGATCGACGTCGAGCCCTCGGTTTCGGCCCTGACGGCCGCGGCCGTGCTTCTGATCATCACCGGCATCGACGACGCGGCGATCATCCGCGACGAAGTGGGCTGGACGACGATCATTTACTTCGTCTCGCTTTTCGTCATGGGCGGCGGGCTGCGCGCTACCGGCGTGATCACCGCCATAGCGCACGGCATCGCGTCGCTTTTCTCCGACTCGCCGCTGCTGATGGCGCTGGGGATCCTTTGGGTCTCGGGCATTGCCTGCATCTTCATCAACAGCGCGGCCTTTGCGGCGATCTTCGTCTACGTCGTCGCGGAAATCGCTTCGGCGACCGGCATGCCGGCGACGCCGCTGTACTGGGCGCTGGCTTTGGGCGCCTGTCTCGGGGGCAACGGCAGCTATCTGGGGGCGGCCGCCAATGCGGTGATGGCCGATCTGGCCGTGAAAAACAACGTCGGCATTTCCTTCGGGTATTTCATGAAGATCGGTCTGCGCGTCGTGTTGATCTCTCTGTTCATTTCTTCCGCGGCGGTGTACGTGATCTGCAAATTGTCGTAG
- the recQ gene encoding DNA helicase RecQ — MDEKLKILKRYFGYSSFRPGQEKTIDALIGGRDTFAVMPTGAGKSICYQIPALLGRGVSLVVSPLVSLMKDQVMSLVQMGVKAAYINSSLTPAQIRVVLGRAAAGQYKIIYVAPERLLTGGFLQFARSAPLDYVTVDEAHCVSKWGQDFRPSYLDVKAFISELPKRPVLGAFTATATAEVREDVVDLLGLERPYKVVTGFDRKNLFYEVRHPSERRAELLRIVKDFSGRSGIVYCATRKNVDEICEMLRDRNIPAARYHAGLDDAERSRSQDDFINDRVGVMVATNAFGMGIDKSNVSYVVHYNMPGDMESYYQEAGRAGRDGEPARCILLYGAQDVRTQLFFIEHMGENSAPGDRNQSELQELARLRLKGMIDYCFTSGCLRAYILKYFGEEPPSRCDNCGNCQRVLEQVDVTIDAQKILSCVKRAHEAWGVKVIMDVLRGSKAAKLHENGLDGLTTYGIMADVSERRLRDIIFYLMQEKYLASSGGQYPRLILGERAAEVLRDRRNIAAPLPQIESRAARSEKKKRMQAQMTSASQPELYERLKSLRFEIARAKGVPAFMVFTNAALTDMSEKMPRSIDEFLEVSGVGERKAAEYGERFVAAIEAWLNERRPSAEK, encoded by the coding sequence GTGGACGAAAAGCTGAAAATCCTGAAACGGTACTTTGGCTACTCTTCCTTTCGCCCCGGCCAGGAAAAAACGATCGACGCGCTGATCGGCGGGCGGGACACTTTCGCCGTGATGCCGACCGGCGCGGGAAAGTCCATCTGCTACCAGATCCCGGCGCTTCTGGGGCGCGGCGTCTCGCTGGTCGTCTCACCGCTGGTGTCGCTGATGAAAGACCAGGTCATGTCTCTCGTACAGATGGGAGTCAAGGCCGCTTATATCAACAGCTCGCTGACGCCGGCGCAGATCCGCGTCGTCCTCGGTCGGGCGGCTGCCGGGCAGTACAAGATCATCTACGTCGCTCCCGAGCGTTTGCTGACGGGTGGCTTTCTGCAGTTCGCGCGGAGCGCGCCGCTCGATTACGTGACGGTCGACGAGGCGCACTGCGTCTCCAAATGGGGGCAGGATTTCCGACCCAGTTATCTGGACGTGAAGGCGTTTATTTCCGAACTGCCGAAACGTCCTGTGCTCGGCGCCTTTACGGCCACGGCGACGGCGGAAGTCAGGGAAGACGTCGTCGACCTGCTGGGGTTGGAACGCCCGTACAAAGTGGTGACGGGATTCGACCGGAAGAATCTCTTTTACGAAGTGCGCCATCCGTCCGAGCGCCGGGCGGAGCTGCTGCGCATCGTCAAGGACTTTTCCGGGCGCAGCGGGATTGTGTACTGCGCCACGCGGAAGAACGTGGACGAAATATGCGAGATGCTTCGGGACCGAAACATTCCCGCCGCGCGCTACCACGCCGGGCTCGACGACGCCGAGCGCTCGCGCAGCCAGGACGACTTCATCAACGACCGCGTCGGCGTCATGGTAGCGACGAACGCCTTCGGCATGGGCATCGACAAGTCGAACGTTTCCTACGTCGTCCACTACAACATGCCCGGCGACATGGAAAGTTACTATCAGGAAGCGGGTCGGGCCGGCCGCGACGGCGAACCGGCACGGTGCATCCTGCTCTACGGCGCGCAGGACGTGCGCACGCAGCTTTTCTTCATCGAACACATGGGCGAAAATTCCGCGCCGGGCGACCGGAACCAGAGCGAACTGCAGGAATTGGCGCGACTCCGTCTGAAAGGCATGATCGATTACTGCTTTACTTCCGGCTGTCTGCGCGCCTATATTCTGAAGTACTTCGGCGAAGAGCCGCCGTCGCGCTGCGACAACTGCGGCAACTGCCAGAGAGTTCTCGAACAGGTCGACGTCACGATCGACGCGCAGAAGATCCTCTCCTGCGTGAAGCGCGCCCATGAAGCCTGGGGCGTCAAAGTCATCATGGACGTGCTGCGCGGCAGCAAAGCGGCCAAACTGCACGAGAACGGCCTCGACGGGCTGACGACGTACGGCATCATGGCGGACGTTTCCGAGCGGCGTCTGCGCGACATTATCTTCTATTTGATGCAGGAAAAATATCTGGCCAGTTCCGGGGGCCAGTATCCGCGGCTGATCCTGGGCGAACGGGCCGCGGAAGTGCTGCGCGACCGCAGAAATATCGCGGCGCCGCTGCCGCAGATCGAGAGCCGGGCCGCCCGCAGCGAAAAGAAGAAGCGCATGCAGGCGCAGATGACATCCGCTTCTCAGCCGGAACTTTACGAGCGGCTCAAGTCGCTGCGCTTCGAGATCGCCCGCGCCAAAGGCGTGCCCGCCTTTATGGTGTTCACGAACGCCGCGCTGACCGACATGAGCGAAAAAATGCCGCGGAGCATCGACGAATTCCTCGAAGTTTCCGGCGTCGGCGAGCGCAAGGCCGCGGAGTACGGCGAACGCTTCGTCGCCGCCATCGAAGCCTGGCTGAACGAACGGCGGCCGTCCGCGGAAAAATAA
- the rsmA gene encoding 16S rRNA (adenine(1518)-N(6)/adenine(1519)-N(6))-dimethyltransferase RsmA, translating to MTHTFNNKISLGQNFLNNPAVARRCLEAGALNPADVVLEVGPGQGALTRELLQSSCRFVHALEIDRRLAPWLEPLRTRHPDRFKISWGDALSVDLRQLSPLPTKVLANIPYNITTDLIWKILAELGPNRLERLILLVQKEAADRLNAPPATKGRSPLGITLEQMGAVRTLMKVSPGSFNPPPKVWSALISIALTKNFDLAASPLWRRLLAAAFAQRRKKLVNNLAAAGCDKSRLPAIFAAAGIGLAARAEELTAPQWRALFQEFAAAEN from the coding sequence ATGACACACACTTTCAACAACAAAATCAGCCTTGGGCAGAATTTCCTCAACAATCCCGCAGTCGCGCGCCGCTGCCTCGAAGCGGGCGCGCTCAATCCCGCGGACGTCGTTCTCGAAGTCGGCCCGGGGCAGGGAGCGCTCACCCGGGAGCTTTTGCAAAGCTCCTGCCGCTTCGTGCACGCGCTGGAGATCGACCGGCGGCTCGCGCCGTGGCTGGAACCGCTCCGGACCAGGCACCCCGACCGTTTCAAGATTTCCTGGGGCGACGCGCTGTCCGTCGATTTAAGGCAGCTTTCCCCGCTTCCCACCAAGGTCCTGGCCAACATCCCCTACAACATCACGACCGACCTGATCTGGAAAATCCTCGCCGAGCTGGGGCCGAACCGCCTGGAACGGCTGATCCTTCTGGTGCAAAAAGAAGCCGCCGACCGCCTGAACGCGCCTCCGGCAACAAAAGGGCGGTCGCCGCTCGGGATCACGCTGGAACAGATGGGCGCGGTCAGGACGCTCATGAAAGTCTCGCCCGGCTCTTTCAATCCGCCGCCCAAAGTCTGGTCGGCGCTCATCTCAATCGCTCTTACAAAAAACTTCGACCTCGCCGCTTCCCCTCTGTGGCGGCGACTTCTGGCTGCGGCTTTTGCCCAGCGCCGCAAAAAGCTCGTCAACAATCTTGCGGCCGCCGGCTGCGACAAAAGCAGGCTCCCCGCAATTTTTGCGGCGGCCGGGATCGGCCTCGCGGCCAGGGCCGAAGAGCTGACCGCGCCCCAATGGCGCGCCCTTTTCCAGGAATTTGCAGCGGCCGAAAATTGA
- a CDS encoding ABC transporter substrate-binding protein, producing MKKFAALVLLLGLTALPASAAEINAYSIMPEKYVSKVTQAFEQETGIHVNFLRLSSGEAKTRLEAEKNNPQVDVLIGGPADTYEAIVTQGVFEKYLPQGVEAIPAKFRSADGYWTGIGIIPLCFLTNEDFLKKNEMQAPATWNDLLDPRYKNGLQMADARTSGTATERIFSLVKIMGEDEAFKYQKKLHANIQMYTKSGAGGAMPIATGQCASGIFYIVDALDIQQQGYPVVISYPKDGVSYGIEGCGVVHGAKNLEDAKKFADWMVSKSFADFIVANKINYVPTRTDVTTDNPLLNLNAINLVETDVAWKGAKRDEFVERWKNEVIK from the coding sequence ATGAAAAAGTTTGCTGCACTCGTTCTGTTGTTGGGCCTGACGGCTCTGCCCGCAAGCGCGGCGGAGATCAACGCCTACTCGATCATGCCGGAGAAGTACGTTTCCAAGGTGACTCAGGCGTTCGAGCAGGAGACGGGGATCCACGTCAATTTCCTGCGTCTGTCTTCCGGCGAGGCCAAGACGCGCCTCGAAGCCGAGAAGAACAATCCTCAGGTCGACGTGCTGATCGGCGGACCGGCCGATACCTATGAAGCGATCGTCACGCAGGGCGTCTTCGAGAAATACCTGCCTCAGGGCGTCGAGGCGATCCCGGCCAAGTTCCGCAGCGCGGACGGCTACTGGACGGGCATCGGCATCATCCCGCTGTGCTTCCTGACGAACGAGGATTTCCTCAAGAAGAACGAGATGCAGGCTCCCGCAACCTGGAACGATCTGCTCGATCCCAGATACAAGAACGGTCTGCAGATGGCCGACGCCCGCACGTCCGGCACGGCGACGGAGCGTATTTTCTCGCTGGTGAAGATCATGGGCGAAGACGAAGCTTTCAAGTATCAGAAGAAGCTGCACGCCAACATCCAGATGTACACGAAGAGCGGCGCGGGCGGCGCCATGCCGATCGCGACCGGTCAGTGCGCTTCCGGCATTTTCTACATCGTCGACGCGCTCGACATCCAGCAGCAGGGCTACCCCGTGGTGATCAGCTATCCCAAGGACGGCGTGTCCTACGGCATCGAAGGCTGCGGCGTCGTGCACGGAGCCAAGAACCTCGAGGACGCCAAGAAGTTCGCCGACTGGATGGTCAGCAAGAGCTTTGCCGATTTCATCGTCGCCAACAAGATCAACTACGTTCCCACCCGCACCGACGTCACAACCGACAACCCTCTGCTCAATCTGAACGCGATCAACCTTGTCGAGACCGACGTGGCATGGAAGGGCGCCAAGCGCGACGAGTTCGTGGAGCGCTGGAAGAACGAGGTCATCAAGTAG
- a CDS encoding Na+/H+ antiporter NhaC family protein, translating to MDLVVAFVFFAGAMAVGLGCRLPMFWAMTVGYFAFVAVGLHRGYRLGVLLKMSWPGAKNSLIVIRVLLLIGMLTGLWRSAGTFAFLVTWGMRLIRPSLFILAAYALSCGLSYAIGTSFGVAGTLGVALMALARGGGANELITAGAIMSGIYFGDRCSPVSSCANLVASLTGTELYDNIRLMMKTSLTAVGCSCLFYYLLSLAYPMPRADSGMILSLEKSFNLTPWVIVPAVIMFVMPLLKVRPLYAFLASIACAWGCTVCFQHASWSGSLRYAAFGFSAEPGSAAALFNGGGLSSMLDMCAVLFISGTYSGIFDGTHMLDGLQGRLVGFMRRTSPFAALTLVGVIANGIFCNQTIGIMMTTQMMKSPYERAGLSRAELAQDIANSTVVTAGLIPWCIACSVPLAMLGVPARALPYAAYLYLLPLSYALMKRIWFKS from the coding sequence ATGGATCTTGTCGTAGCGTTCGTCTTTTTCGCAGGAGCGATGGCGGTGGGGCTCGGCTGTCGTCTGCCCATGTTCTGGGCGATGACCGTCGGCTATTTCGCTTTTGTCGCCGTGGGGCTGCATCGGGGGTACCGTCTTGGCGTCCTGTTGAAAATGTCATGGCCGGGCGCGAAGAATTCTCTGATCGTCATTCGCGTTTTGCTGTTGATCGGCATGTTGACGGGGCTGTGGCGTTCGGCGGGGACTTTCGCTTTCCTGGTAACGTGGGGAATGCGCCTGATCAGGCCTTCGTTGTTTATCCTCGCCGCCTATGCGCTTTCCTGCGGATTGTCCTACGCGATCGGCACCTCGTTCGGCGTCGCCGGCACTCTCGGCGTCGCCCTGATGGCTTTGGCCCGCGGCGGCGGGGCCAACGAGCTGATCACCGCAGGGGCCATCATGTCCGGCATCTACTTTGGCGATCGCTGTTCGCCGGTATCGTCCTGCGCAAATCTTGTCGCGTCGTTGACGGGAACCGAGCTTTACGACAATATCAGGCTGATGATGAAAACGTCTCTGACGGCGGTCGGGTGTTCGTGTCTGTTCTATTATCTTCTTTCTCTGGCTTACCCGATGCCACGCGCCGACAGCGGCATGATCCTGTCGTTGGAGAAGAGTTTCAATTTGACGCCGTGGGTGATCGTTCCCGCGGTCATCATGTTTGTGATGCCACTGCTGAAAGTGCGGCCGCTTTATGCGTTTCTTGCCAGCATCGCGTGTGCCTGGGGCTGCACGGTGTGTTTTCAGCACGCTTCCTGGAGCGGTTCGCTTCGATATGCCGCCTTTGGGTTCTCCGCCGAGCCCGGCTCTGCGGCGGCGCTGTTCAACGGCGGCGGGCTGAGTTCCATGCTCGACATGTGCGCCGTCCTGTTTATTTCCGGGACCTATTCGGGGATTTTCGACGGCACGCACATGCTCGACGGCCTTCAGGGGCGCCTTGTCGGCTTTATGCGCCGAACGAGTCCTTTTGCCGCGTTGACGCTGGTCGGCGTTATTGCCAACGGGATTTTCTGCAATCAGACGATCGGCATCATGATGACGACTCAAATGATGAAAAGCCCTTATGAACGCGCGGGGCTCAGTCGCGCGGAGCTGGCGCAGGACATTGCCAACTCGACGGTGGTGACGGCGGGGCTGATCCCGTGGTGTATCGCCTGTTCCGTGCCGCTGGCGATGCTGGGAGTCCCGGCGCGGGCTCTTCCGTATGCCGCGTACCTCTATTTGCTCCCTCTTTCCTATGCGCTGATGAAAAGGATCTGGTTCAAAAGCTGA
- a CDS encoding CBS domain-containing protein, protein MKIGELMDRDLTALHEENTVAEAIETLLRHHMTGLPVLDEDCHVLGFVSEEDIIKSALPDYVSKLPSSAFLPDYGQFSARLAAAGAKLVKDIMHRGCVAFDVDETDFVVAAEMIRRHIKVAPVLKDGVMEGYISRAYLIKRMMRAANPGSDVGVLDDQH, encoded by the coding sequence GTGAAAATCGGCGAGTTGATGGACCGCGACCTCACGGCGCTGCACGAGGAGAACACCGTGGCGGAAGCGATCGAAACGCTTTTGCGGCATCACATGACAGGGCTCCCGGTGCTCGACGAGGATTGTCATGTCCTCGGTTTCGTCAGCGAAGAGGACATCATCAAATCCGCGCTGCCGGATTATGTCTCCAAGCTGCCCTCTTCGGCGTTCCTTCCCGATTACGGGCAGTTCTCCGCGCGTCTGGCCGCGGCCGGCGCAAAGCTGGTGAAAGACATCATGCACCGCGGCTGCGTCGCCTTCGATGTTGACGAGACGGATTTCGTCGTCGCGGCGGAAATGATCCGCAGGCACATCAAGGTCGCTCCCGTCCTCAAAGACGGCGTGATGGAAGGCTATATCAGCCGCGCCTACCTGATCAAGAGGATGATGCGCGCGGCGAACCCCGGAAGCGACGTGGGAGTTTTAGACGATCAGCACTGA
- a CDS encoding Glu/Leu/Phe/Val dehydrogenase, with the protein MALVKRKSDNVLLRTALENFYGAAEEMGLDEGITDILAHSERKTCVSVPVEMDDGSIKVFEGFRVAHNSAVGPAKGGVRFHQDVCLDECEALAFMMTWKCSLAGIPYGGGKGGVRVDALKLSKKELERLSRTYAARIEPVVGAWTDVPAPDVNTNGQVMTWFMDTISRMRGRLEPAIFTGKPIPLWGSKGRNAATGLGVATCAIEFMKALGKDIKGMKCAVMGFGNVGSFAAKTLAEAGAKVVAISDITGVYYNENGIDIAKAFKLIASNPKKLLTGLDKEPGVTMINSIQTCDCDIFLPCALEGVITEKNAGDIKAKYIVEGANGPTTPEGDKILDQKGILVVPDFLANSGGVIGSYFEWCQDLGGFFWSEEDYNNRLLSIMKDNFKKVWDYAQTHNVKMRRAAFLAAIKRVADATEMRGVYL; encoded by the coding sequence ATGGCTTTGGTAAAACGTAAGTCTGACAATGTACTCCTTCGCACGGCACTCGAGAACTTCTACGGCGCAGCTGAGGAAATGGGGCTTGACGAGGGGATCACCGACATCCTCGCCCATTCCGAGCGCAAGACCTGCGTCTCCGTCCCCGTTGAAATGGACGACGGTTCCATCAAGGTCTTCGAAGGTTTCCGCGTCGCTCACAACAGCGCCGTCGGCCCCGCCAAGGGCGGCGTGCGTTTCCATCAGGACGTGTGCCTTGACGAGTGCGAAGCTCTCGCTTTCATGATGACGTGGAAGTGTTCGCTGGCCGGCATCCCTTACGGCGGCGGCAAGGGCGGCGTGCGCGTCGACGCGCTGAAGCTCTCCAAGAAGGAGCTCGAGCGCCTGAGCCGCACCTATGCGGCCCGCATCGAACCGGTCGTCGGCGCCTGGACGGACGTTCCCGCGCCCGACGTGAACACCAACGGTCAGGTCATGACCTGGTTCATGGACACCATCAGCCGCATGCGCGGTCGTCTCGAACCGGCGATCTTCACCGGCAAGCCCATTCCCCTCTGGGGTTCCAAAGGCCGCAACGCGGCCACCGGCCTTGGCGTCGCCACCTGCGCCATCGAATTCATGAAGGCCCTCGGCAAGGACATCAAGGGCATGAAGTGCGCCGTGATGGGATTCGGCAACGTCGGGTCCTTCGCCGCCAAGACCCTCGCCGAAGCCGGCGCCAAGGTCGTCGCCATCAGCGACATCACCGGCGTTTACTACAATGAGAACGGCATCGACATCGCCAAGGCGTTCAAACTGATCGCTTCCAACCCCAAGAAACTCCTGACGGGTCTTGACAAGGAACCGGGCGTCACGATGATCAATTCCATCCAGACGTGCGATTGCGACATCTTCCTGCCCTGCGCGCTGGAAGGCGTCATCACCGAGAAGAACGCCGGCGACATCAAGGCCAAGTACATCGTCGAAGGCGCGAACGGCCCCACCACGCCCGAAGGCGACAAGATCCTCGATCAGAAAGGCATCCTCGTCGTTCCCGACTTCCTCGCCAACTCCGGCGGCGTGATCGGATCCTACTTCGAGTGGTGCCAGGATCTCGGCGGTTTCTTCTGGTCCGAAGAGGACTACAACAACCGTCTGCTAAGCATCATGAAGGACAATTTCAAGAAGGTCTGGGACTACGCTCAGACGCACAACGTGAAGATGCGCCGCGCGGCGTTCCTGGCCGCCATCAAACGCGTCGCCGACGCCACGGAAATGCGCGGAGTGTATCTCTAG